In the genome of Fulvivirga maritima, one region contains:
- a CDS encoding SusC/RagA family TonB-linked outer membrane protein has product MKKLLLLLLCFSVIGVSWAQEKTITGKVTSQSDGESLPGVNVIIRGTTKGTTTDFQGDYSLEVPENAVLVFSFIGYATTEVPVGNRSVVNVTLSDDITELEEVVITGYGSIRKKDLTSAHTTVGAEQIQKTVNTTIEQAIQGRAAGVYVTQNSGQPGGGMSINIRGVSSINGNTQPLYVIDGVQIEAEQASGPQSSSNPLSGLNPADIASMEILQGPSATALYGSRATNGVVVITTKRGKAGDIRITYGYQFSLQTEPQNLDVMNLRQYAQMVNEYHEIEGGNIPVEYLDPSILGEGTDWQGALFDKAAMNKHQISLSGGSDKTKYYFSGEYMNQEGIAIGSGFERYSSRLNLDNEANDWLSIGVNLSYNQTDEKLTTSQENVISTALQLSPNIPVKNFDGSYGGGNIDNNPAEQFVPPNPIGLANITTNDKLKRQLLGGINITFTLMEGLTLKSSLNSNWESGEATYFQPSYTFGRQRRDYATLSEFSSNSTYWNWNQMLQYVKTIGKHNINVMASHEAQKSNWKNLTGGKSDFIVENIIDLNLGNDATASNSGGKGNWAMESYLARANYNYDDRYLLMAAFRADGSSNFGEDNKWGYFPSFSVAWRVSEEDFFQVPVINDLRVRFENGLTGNQGGGGYIYGTLNTVNTPWGTGFALGRYPNSDLHWEETRTNNFGLDVSFFENRLQVEFDYYIKKTDNLLTPAANPSYLGVNGTGSIANPYVNLGSLENKGWTIALNTVNIDNNGFTWQTNLNVSKVNTEITSLSTPTGFYSRTSWWMDEWTQRAAVGETPWLFYGYVVDGVFQSVEEIEASAIPVDNDGNNYAIDPSGIWVGDYKYRDISGPDGTPDGIIDTYDQTYIGNPWPKFFAGMTNTFSYKGFDLSIMVTGVQGNDIYNYVNRTNTNPNNINLSRNLLVDAMDYAKIGTDADGNPVLENVGTDIARINPNGVNNNFTRHTSRNVEDGSYIRIKNISLSYNVPHSIIGKQKVVRGARVTLSAQNVATFTNYSGYDPEVGSYVGANVDPSNQAIGLDNGRYPLTPIYSLSVGIDF; this is encoded by the coding sequence ATGAAAAAACTCTTACTACTACTACTATGCTTTAGTGTCATAGGAGTATCCTGGGCGCAGGAGAAAACTATCACAGGTAAAGTTACTTCCCAGTCAGACGGAGAGTCTTTACCCGGTGTTAATGTAATCATTAGAGGAACTACAAAAGGAACTACTACTGACTTTCAAGGAGATTACAGCTTGGAAGTACCCGAAAATGCTGTTTTGGTCTTTTCTTTTATTGGATACGCTACCACTGAAGTTCCTGTAGGCAACCGTTCTGTGGTTAATGTAACCCTTTCAGACGATATTACTGAGCTGGAAGAGGTGGTGATCACGGGTTATGGATCCATTAGAAAAAAGGATCTTACCAGTGCTCACACTACTGTAGGTGCAGAGCAAATTCAAAAAACGGTAAACACTACCATAGAGCAGGCCATACAAGGACGTGCGGCTGGTGTTTATGTAACTCAAAACTCTGGACAGCCAGGTGGTGGTATGTCTATTAATATTAGAGGTGTTAGCTCTATTAATGGAAACACTCAACCTTTATATGTAATAGATGGAGTGCAGATAGAAGCTGAGCAGGCATCAGGCCCGCAAAGTTCTTCTAACCCACTATCAGGTTTAAACCCTGCAGATATTGCTTCAATGGAAATCCTTCAGGGACCATCAGCTACTGCTCTTTATGGTTCCAGAGCTACCAATGGTGTGGTGGTAATTACTACTAAAAGAGGTAAAGCCGGAGATATTCGCATTACTTATGGGTACCAATTTAGTTTACAGACAGAGCCTCAAAATTTAGATGTGATGAATCTGAGGCAATATGCTCAAATGGTAAACGAATATCATGAAATAGAAGGGGGCAACATTCCGGTAGAATACTTAGATCCTTCTATTTTAGGAGAAGGTACTGACTGGCAAGGCGCTTTATTTGATAAGGCAGCTATGAATAAGCATCAGATCAGCCTTAGTGGAGGTAGTGATAAAACTAAGTATTACTTCTCTGGTGAATATATGAATCAGGAAGGTATCGCTATAGGATCAGGTTTTGAAAGATATTCTTCTCGATTAAACCTGGATAACGAAGCGAATGATTGGCTTTCTATTGGTGTTAACCTGAGTTATAACCAAACCGATGAAAAGCTTACTACTAGTCAGGAAAATGTAATTTCTACAGCCTTACAACTATCTCCTAATATACCTGTAAAGAACTTTGATGGTAGCTACGGTGGTGGTAATATAGATAATAACCCTGCAGAGCAGTTTGTGCCACCAAACCCTATTGGTCTGGCCAATATTACTACCAATGATAAGCTTAAAAGGCAGCTCCTAGGAGGTATTAATATAACCTTTACTTTAATGGAAGGCCTTACTTTAAAAAGTAGTCTCAATAGTAATTGGGAGTCTGGAGAAGCTACTTATTTCCAACCCTCTTATACATTTGGTAGACAAAGAAGAGATTATGCTACTTTGAGTGAGTTCTCTAGCAACAGTACTTATTGGAACTGGAATCAGATGTTACAATATGTTAAAACTATTGGCAAGCATAATATTAATGTGATGGCCAGCCATGAAGCTCAAAAATCAAATTGGAAAAACCTAACTGGTGGTAAGTCAGACTTTATTGTAGAGAATATAATAGACCTTAACCTTGGTAATGATGCTACAGCATCTAATAGTGGAGGTAAAGGGAACTGGGCTATGGAGTCTTATCTGGCTAGAGCCAATTATAACTATGATGATAGATACTTATTAATGGCAGCCTTCAGAGCTGATGGTTCTTCTAACTTCGGAGAGGACAATAAATGGGGTTACTTCCCTTCATTCTCTGTGGCCTGGAGAGTTTCTGAAGAGGACTTTTTTCAGGTGCCAGTGATCAATGACTTGAGAGTAAGGTTTGAAAATGGTCTTACTGGTAATCAAGGAGGCGGAGGTTACATCTATGGTACTTTAAATACGGTTAATACACCTTGGGGTACAGGCTTTGCGTTAGGACGATACCCTAATTCTGACCTGCATTGGGAGGAAACCAGAACTAATAACTTTGGTTTAGATGTGTCTTTCTTTGAAAACAGGTTACAAGTAGAGTTTGATTATTACATTAAGAAAACAGATAACCTACTTACACCTGCAGCCAATCCTTCATATTTAGGAGTAAATGGAACCGGTAGTATTGCTAACCCATATGTGAACCTTGGTTCGTTGGAAAACAAAGGATGGACTATCGCCTTGAATACAGTAAACATTGACAACAATGGATTTACCTGGCAAACTAATCTGAACGTATCTAAAGTGAATACAGAGATTACTTCTTTAAGCACGCCAACTGGTTTTTATTCCAGAACCTCATGGTGGATGGATGAGTGGACTCAACGAGCTGCAGTAGGAGAAACGCCATGGTTATTTTACGGATATGTAGTAGATGGTGTATTTCAGTCTGTAGAGGAAATAGAAGCGAGTGCCATTCCTGTAGATAATGATGGAAACAATTATGCAATAGACCCTTCAGGAATATGGGTTGGAGATTATAAGTATAGAGACATAAGTGGACCAGATGGAACGCCAGATGGTATAATTGATACTTATGACCAAACGTATATTGGTAATCCTTGGCCTAAATTCTTTGCTGGTATGACAAACACCTTCTCATATAAAGGTTTTGACCTAAGTATTATGGTAACGGGTGTTCAAGGTAATGATATTTATAACTATGTAAATAGAACTAACACTAATCCTAATAACATCAACCTTAGCAGAAACTTACTGGTAGACGCTATGGATTATGCTAAGATTGGTACTGATGCAGATGGTAATCCTGTATTAGAAAATGTAGGAACTGATATTGCCAGAATTAATCCTAATGGAGTTAATAATAACTTTACCAGACATACATCTCGCAATGTGGAAGATGGCTCTTATATAAGAATTAAAAATATAAGTCTAAGCTATAATGTGCCTCATTCTATAATAGGTAAGCAAAAGGTAGTACGTGGAGCAAGAGTGACTTTAAGTGCTCAAAATGTGGCCACATTTACTAATTACTCAGGCTATGACCCTGAGGTAGGTTCTTATGTAGGTGCAAATGTAGATCCAAGTAATCAGGCCATAGGTCTGGATAATGGTCGCTACCCACTTACGCCTATCTATTCGCTCAGTGTAGGTATTGATTTTTAA
- a CDS encoding RagB/SusD family nutrient uptake outer membrane protein translates to MKTKKTIYILWAAILSFGIMSCSDDFLELPPESSVVDENFYQNDNQLLAATAPLYNLGWFDYNDKASYNLGDFRGGSAYSAYNDRENVEFNTTANTADNVAAWRAFYNVVAQANVTIYNINQFASEDVSEEMKAHCIAEARFMRALAYRYLVMNWEAVPIIVDNIEILDNPYNVRRNTVSSVWRFITHEFRAAAKDLPETPRLEGRVTKWAAEGMLARTYLTRAGVPENYGLQDERTVTRDQVFLDSAKYFAERVINMSGASLLTDYADLFRTPYDNNPESLFSLQWVFVDVNSWGTQNSTPAYLTPTAELGNGDGWGGDKGATYWMLSLYDGFNPIDGGEALKGHTEDVRLKATFMLPGMTYDELAYQDGEEVAQGYQVPFSGGDGADAVNYASVKKYVVGRLDPEDGASQYYGHDTYMLRLAEIYLIYAEAVLGNNESTSDATALQYFNTIHERATREVVTSITYEDIFEERVKEFAMEGVTWYDLVRLHYYNPAAAYDIINSQDRGLYFVEPNEVDNPTEWTIYKTSWSTERTFNATSGNFRIPLPAAEISIAPNLLQDPVPYDFNE, encoded by the coding sequence ATGAAAACTAAGAAAACCATATATATTCTTTGGGCAGCAATACTATCTTTTGGTATTATGAGCTGTTCTGATGACTTCCTGGAATTGCCCCCAGAATCATCAGTGGTAGATGAAAATTTTTATCAGAATGATAATCAGCTTCTGGCTGCAACGGCTCCTTTATACAACTTAGGTTGGTTCGATTATAATGACAAAGCATCTTATAATTTAGGAGATTTTAGAGGCGGTTCGGCCTATAGTGCCTATAATGATAGGGAGAATGTGGAGTTTAATACCACTGCTAATACTGCTGATAATGTGGCAGCCTGGAGGGCTTTTTATAATGTAGTGGCTCAAGCTAACGTCACTATTTATAATATCAATCAATTTGCTTCTGAGGATGTGTCCGAAGAAATGAAAGCACATTGTATAGCAGAAGCTCGTTTTATGAGGGCTTTGGCCTACAGATACCTGGTAATGAACTGGGAAGCTGTTCCTATAATTGTTGATAATATTGAGATTCTTGATAATCCTTATAATGTAAGGCGCAATACTGTAAGTAGCGTTTGGAGATTCATAACACATGAGTTTAGAGCGGCTGCTAAAGATTTGCCTGAAACTCCAAGATTAGAAGGTAGAGTTACCAAATGGGCAGCAGAAGGTATGCTGGCCAGAACGTACCTGACCCGTGCTGGAGTTCCTGAAAACTACGGCTTACAAGATGAAAGAACCGTGACCCGTGATCAGGTATTTCTTGATAGTGCTAAGTATTTTGCAGAAAGAGTTATCAATATGAGTGGTGCCAGTCTTTTAACAGATTATGCTGATTTGTTCCGTACACCTTATGATAATAACCCTGAATCTTTATTCTCTTTGCAATGGGTTTTTGTAGATGTTAATTCTTGGGGAACTCAAAATAGTACTCCTGCTTATTTGACACCTACCGCAGAGTTAGGTAACGGAGACGGTTGGGGTGGAGATAAAGGAGCCACTTACTGGATGCTTAGCCTTTATGACGGATTCAACCCTATTGACGGCGGTGAGGCATTGAAAGGACATACAGAAGATGTACGACTAAAAGCAACATTTATGCTTCCGGGAATGACCTATGATGAATTGGCTTATCAGGATGGAGAAGAGGTAGCTCAAGGATATCAGGTTCCGTTTAGTGGTGGAGATGGTGCAGACGCTGTTAATTATGCATCTGTAAAAAAATACGTAGTAGGTCGCTTAGATCCAGAAGATGGAGCTTCACAATACTATGGTCATGATACTTATATGTTGCGTTTGGCCGAGATCTATTTAATCTATGCTGAGGCAGTATTAGGTAATAATGAATCTACTTCAGATGCTACTGCTCTACAATACTTCAATACAATTCATGAACGTGCCACCAGAGAAGTGGTTACTTCAATTACATATGAGGACATTTTCGAAGAAAGAGTGAAGGAATTTGCTATGGAGGGAGTCACTTGGTATGACTTGGTGAGGCTACATTATTATAATCCTGCTGCTGCGTATGACATCATTAATTCGCAAGATAGAGGCCTATACTTTGTGGAGCCTAATGAGGTTGATAACCCTACCGAATGGACTATCTATAAGACCTCATGGAGTACGGAAAGGACTTTTAATGCTACATCAGGGAACTTCAGAATTCCACTGCCTGCAGCAGAAATCAGCATAGCTCCTAACTTGTTGCAAGATCCTGTACCTTATGATTTTAATGAATAA
- a CDS encoding glycan-binding surface protein — protein sequence MKTIYIKALYIFMALCISTLYIGCSDDDEGPNGGQPRIRYVRMTDPASSDSLLVASYQSNMVAIMGENLGATVEVWFNDKKAGLLPTLVTNTSILTTIPSELPEVINDQLKLVFDNGDSLMYDFTVEISEPFLRNMMSEYVSAGDTARIRGQYFYGPLEVTFSGGVTAEVININEENTIIDVIVPEGAEKGPVTIESNFGVGESGFWFRDDRNIIMGSEETDFSGWWGTQGWIAEQDTVIENINGNFVRLDESIGAWGWIELYTGDGGTIKEATSNIPRDAFNSPDSYSVKFEVYPVSDMAGAQLRMFLGNADDFNTARQNNFYTWAPNFNVTGKWQTISIPFNEFLANNSFLTYNEAGYQAAFYFTGPVPSYLNFALDNVRVVPNEE from the coding sequence ATGAAAACTATATATATCAAGGCGCTCTACATCTTTATGGCTCTCTGTATTTCTACTTTATACATAGGCTGTTCTGATGATGATGAAGGACCTAATGGTGGCCAGCCAAGAATAAGGTACGTTCGTATGACGGATCCTGCTTCTTCAGACTCACTTTTGGTGGCGAGTTACCAAAGCAATATGGTAGCTATTATGGGTGAAAATCTTGGAGCAACGGTAGAGGTTTGGTTCAATGATAAAAAAGCAGGATTGCTGCCAACATTAGTTACTAATACCTCTATACTTACTACTATCCCTTCAGAGTTACCTGAAGTAATTAATGATCAGCTAAAGCTGGTATTTGATAACGGAGATTCCTTAATGTATGACTTCACTGTTGAAATAAGTGAGCCTTTCTTAAGAAATATGATGAGTGAATATGTAAGTGCAGGGGATACAGCAAGAATAAGAGGCCAATATTTTTATGGACCTCTTGAAGTTACTTTCTCTGGAGGAGTAACTGCTGAAGTGATTAATATTAATGAAGAAAACACTATTATAGATGTGATAGTGCCTGAAGGTGCCGAAAAAGGGCCTGTTACCATAGAGTCTAATTTTGGTGTAGGAGAGTCAGGTTTTTGGTTTAGAGATGATAGAAATATTATCATGGGCTCTGAAGAAACAGATTTTAGTGGTTGGTGGGGTACACAAGGTTGGATTGCCGAGCAAGATACAGTAATTGAGAATATTAACGGAAATTTTGTTCGGTTAGATGAGTCAATTGGTGCTTGGGGCTGGATAGAGCTATACACTGGAGATGGAGGAACTATCAAGGAAGCCACTTCTAATATACCTAGAGATGCCTTTAATTCTCCTGACAGCTATAGTGTTAAATTTGAAGTATATCCTGTTTCTGATATGGCTGGTGCTCAGTTAAGAATGTTTTTAGGTAATGCTGATGATTTTAACACAGCCAGACAGAATAACTTTTACACATGGGCTCCTAATTTTAATGTGACAGGAAAGTGGCAAACCATTAGTATACCCTTCAATGAGTTTTTGGCTAATAACAGTTTTCTTACTTATAATGAAGCGGGATACCAAGCTGCATTTTATTTCACAGGTCCAGTACCTTCTTACCTGAATTTTGCTTTGGATAATGTAAGGGTTGTGCCTAATGAAGAGTAA